In Pieris brassicae chromosome 8, ilPieBrab1.1, whole genome shotgun sequence, the DNA window TAGAACAGCTCTCCACGCCTGTCTTTGGCCACTATAGAACGGTCGGAAGCGTCAAATGGGTAGACTAAATGCCAATGCCAGTGATGTAGATTGATGCCAATGTCTTCGCGGAAGTAGGCGACTCTCTGTTCAGGCTCGCTTTCTGCTGCCGTGTAGTTTTGGGGGATTAGAACCGGCATCTGCTGGAAACAGTTGAAAAGTTTAATGGGTTTTTAAAATCACTTTTTtcaattatgaattaatatatCGAATTACCATGGTAACAGAATATATAGGAGATAGTTTTGATTTTGCTCGgatgttttaaaatctataaggtttctttattgaatattagttGGAATCACAAATATGAATCGAAGTTTTTCGTTATGTCTTCCTTAATgtagtgtaattttttaaatatgtatatcattttgggtaaaatatttctatacaattgATAAATCcataaattttacacattGCAACGTCCCACAATAGGGTCATACGAACTATACGCAGgatggctatatttttatatagaatggAGCAAATGAGCCCACGGGACACCCCGCCCATAAACGGCAGTCTTCGCCCACtgacacccattttagtgatgtgttgccggcctttgaaggAGGAGTATACTCTTACTTTGAACAATTTGAGGTCGTAACTTTcagggagtcgattccacagtttaCTACTTACTTCCACAGTTTATTACTTCCACAGTTTCGAAAAAGAAAGCGTATCGTGAAGCGAACTGTGGTAAACTTCCAGCCATGAAGgtgatgaaattttaaattaatacagcTCGTACGGTAAACGAGGCAGGAGGGATCAACACAAACAACTCTTCAGAACACTAACCATAGCAGGTATACATTTTAGAAAACACAAAGAGACGCAATGCCTCTGCGTAGAGGGAGAGAATCAAGCCGGCAAGCCTTTTACTGAATTTGGTCAAAACGAAGAAACTGGTTTTTATACCGGCCCAGAGATGTGAGCAGTATTTCATATGAGGTCGTACTTAAGCCTTGTAGAGCTGCATACGTTGCACCTCAGTGCAATATTGCTTAGCCCCACCCAAAAGGTGCATCAACAGATGGTGTCGATGTTCAACAGGTCATATGCAGAACGAACAGAGTGGACGAGAGAATACAACCTTGCGGGACGCCTTCATTGATGTCTTCATTGATTGGAGCACGCTCCGTCAACTGAgactttaattaaactttaattaattttaattacatactttGATACAGCATTAgttgtttgttgtaaaattaataaaattattgtaaccaaacagtattttatatttaattcaaatttggcAAAACGTCTAAAATCACAATCACCTCAAACGCATCCTTTGCTTAAAGAACTAAACGTTAaagaaactaaaacaaaaacttttttttaaaatcaccaATGTTCCCTTACCCTGTTTCCTGTAGGTACCACAGACGACACTTCTCTTGCTTTGCGGAATACTTTAGGATCCATGAACTTGTCAGGGAATGTCTCAGCAAAGGTTGGGATGTTTAGACCCCTGGTGTCATCCCTGAAAAGcatcatataattataattactaaactatatttttttactatataattagtatatgaatacaatatatattttggttaAACCGATGTTGATACGTTTTCACAAAGAGATTTTTGGGATCGTGAAGTTCAAATACTACGTATAACCCTAGTTCAGTCGTACCCATCGACATCTAAAAGCAAAATAtgatacatatacatataaaaatatctttaatatagCCCACTAATAAGTACCTGTGTAATATAGCTACAGAGAGACAGTAGTTGAATAAGTAAGGGTTGATTCTCATCTGACAGTACGAACAGATGGACTGTAGGTCATCCACGTCACGCATACCTGAAAGTCCAGAGACACTTATAATTAGGGCAACGCACGCCCTTATCGCTTAAAaactcttccaggcaaccatcATAACAGATAAATAAGAGTATATAGTAAAGTGCAAGAAGTACGAAACTACagaaaatatacagtatattttctgtagtttcttacttaaataaaattatgtataaaattcatATGAATATGAAACTTAGGAATGTGACTTTGACAATTGATTCTTAcagtaaagataaaaaaatggaatggaacaaaaagtaaaaaaatagtttcggATAGGCACAGAAAGTGAATATAATATCCATTTCCATACATTCAAACTGTGATAAGGTAAGCAAAACACTATAATACTCGCAAATCTCcactaaattattacttaccCATGAAGATATCAATAAGCTTGGCGGCCATTTTCCTATGTTTCTCTATCCACAGAGAAAACTGAGCATTGTATGGAAGTTGCTGAGGCAATGAAAGATCGGGCAAAGCAATGTTTCTAATCGGGATTGTCTTGATCGCATCATTTCCGAATCGGTCAGCTAGCACGTTACTGGACGACTTGTATTTTTCTggctaaaatttaattatgttcgttACGGCTTGACAAAAAAATGACAATTTCGATTTAGCTAGCAGCACTTTTAACAGATACTCAtcttgtacaatattttgaatctggtgttttgttatttttttaaacctatttTATACGGAACATGTTTTTTagacaaatacaacaaaataacgaataaattaacttaaattgaGCTGTAACTAACAATTCTGCAATTAGTACAACTTGTAGTTACAGAAGATTTCAAAATAAAGTGTTCCAATgcaaaaatcaataaacagGACACAATTTTCGCGATTTATGAagaataagtttattttaaaacatgtacTTACATAGTAGTTATCGGGTAGTTGAAACACTTCCTTGTTCTCACCCTTTTGCATGAAGCATGGCTCCGTCGGCCGGTCGAAGAACAACAGAAGATTGTTCTTCGAAGACATCTTTTactgaaatatacaaatagtcaatatctttttatttctattctcTTAGTAACCGAACTCATTTATgttgttgtatataaaatttgtgataCACAACATTTATGTTGTCATCgcatttgttatatattttgtagacaataaattctaactaaaattgtattctgagcgtaattaaataatttatgaatagaCTAACAAGTTATGAATAGGTGAATAATATCAcagtaaataaatctttaaacgGCTTGTCTAggtttgatgattttttttgtattgtcaaGTGGATTCGAGAATGGTTTACATTTCcaactacatatataatttttttttttttaatttatttgttttttgtatttaagacgCGTGTATAGCAAGTAAtcctatataattttttctcatataaacacaaatatacacatagaaaagttaattttaaaggcCTCATTGAccaaatcaataatatataataagagcGTATGTACATAAGAATTATttgcaattataataattaaataatttatattgatttaaaatattatttaaaaaacttaccaATTTCTGCTGTAGTTACCAAAGTTGTTTGTTAGCCGTGTTTATCACGGCTGACTGTGCTTAGTGACCGCTGGGCTTTACCTTATATAACAACTTTACACACGGTTTTCAGTACTTTGTGCAAATATAAGGGTCGACGTACGCTACTACTTAATAAAAAGCAGTAACctctacaaataattttgaaaaaaaaaaatgaatctgTAACTTAGAgagtatataaatactataaaataaaatacttattttcataaaaaaaatttttttcgaaattacATCTAAGACCTGTACTGTATTCTATAACGTCAATAAGAATTAAAACTAGTTTCAAGAGCTGTGAAACCATTTTTCTTTAGGAAGTTACAAATTTGACAGTGCTCAAGATGAGATTGAATTGAGATACGAATTGAACATGACCCATAATATTTAGAGACCGAGACTTCTTTAAAATCCAAAAGTCAAAATCAAGTTCCTATAATAAATCtctataagaaatttaaacaacctaaattattagtaaaaacgAAGCAACATAACATACAAGAATTTTAGTGGACAGCAAACTTtacgaaataatttttgaagacGGGACGCTGCGGTTAGTTTATCAGAAGGAAATAAATTGAtagctaaaatatatatgatactGTTTACTtcggaaataaataattatattagtcAAAATCATAACATTACAACAGAGAATGTTTCGTTTGCTAAATATAACTTTCTTAAAACACGGaaacgattttaaatttggaatttttattttggataAGGAAGACAAATTGAAACGTTAATATTATGCCACTATAAAGCACTTAAAGAGAATCATGTATAGAGCTCCATATAGATACGAAATTATGGCAATATGGTAAAATTTGATACTGAATAAAAGACCTTAAAAttcacttataaattattgaattaactttatttttgaagCTGTTCACATACTTTTTAAGCTGTACATATTAAGGAGAagcttttacaaattttcGAATTATGTACCCTAATAGTTGATACATAGGAAAATAaaagtacatattaaaaataaaatcaggcATTGGTTTGTaagaaagtttaataataatagaagtaTTGAAAATATCTCCAGTGAaacatattaacaaattaaaatacaataaatttagatAAGTACTAACATATGAATTTACTATGCTAGGTATAGTCTAggaattaactaaaattttattaataaatacactaGACGTGAATGTGTACACAAGTAACTTCTTATTCTATACATGCGGGCCGTGAGAGTCATTCATACAACAAGCATTCAACCGACCATTCCATGTCAGCCTTGGACAACCCACTGGGGCTGGGGGCCTGCTGCTGCGGGAATGTACACTGGCCCAGTGGGCGAACAAGGTTTATAGGATTATGGGAGCTGGGAGTTAGGCTAAGGACATAGGATAAGGGGGGAAAGGGAGGTAGGGAAGAAAGGAATTAACCGCTCTTGAAAAGCAGTATCGCTACTTGGCCAAGGTAGAAGTAAATGAAATGACGAGTCTCATGCGTCACGTAAGAACCGAAGTTACGTCCGACAATGCAATGCCATGTGGGGTTGTATTTCTTGTCAAACTCTTTCTTGATAAATGCAGCAATGTCCTGAAAGGTATAATCATCATTAAGAGCTTCAtacaacatacatattaaaccTTGTAGTAAATAGTTaaccatattttaataagagaGAGTAGAACTGAATTCTTTAACAACAGTTTCAGAATTGTGGAATCATTTACAAAGTTTAAccttcaatttttaaaaattatttcattacattattctaaattatttaacaaattattaaaacatatttttgggAATGTTATTATGGCTAACCACAAccataacaggtctgtgataaGGACACCTTCCTACAATTTTACATATCAATCTAGTAATTTAATAGTCTCAAAGCAGGCAAgttgttttgaaatattaaaaatacaaaaactaaattgtatgtaattatttttccacTAA includes these proteins:
- the LOC123712785 gene encoding dynein light chain 2, cytoplasmic, which encodes MCDRKAVIKNADMGEEMQQDAVDCATQALEKFNIEKDIAAFIKKEFDKKYNPTWHCIVGRNFGSYVTHETRHFIYFYLGQVAILLFKSG